A single window of Cytobacillus luteolus DNA harbors:
- a CDS encoding Leu/Phe/Val dehydrogenase, whose protein sequence is MDLFMKIREHEQVVFCNDEATGLQAIIAIHSTKLGPALGGCRMYPYKSVDEALEDVLRLSKGMTYKCAVSDVDFGGGKAVIIGDPTKDKSPELFRAFGQFVESLNGRFYTGTDMGTTTDDFVHALKETNCIVGVDEAYGGSGDSSVPTAQGVIYGLQATNKVLWGTDDLSGRSYSIQGLGKVGYKVAERLLEEGADLFVTDINQQAIDMLVAKAKKLGAGIKVVSTDEIYSADADIFIPCAMGGIINDKTIDQLRVKAIVGSANNQLLEMKHGQLLQERGILYAPDYIVNAGGLIQVADELYTPNKERVLRQTKAIYNSLLNVYQYSTEQGITTVEAANQFCEQRIKARTQRNSFFSHNKRPKWAVRT, encoded by the coding sequence ATGGATCTTTTTATGAAAATAAGAGAGCACGAGCAGGTCGTTTTTTGTAATGATGAGGCAACAGGTCTCCAAGCAATCATCGCCATTCATAGTACAAAGCTAGGACCAGCTTTAGGTGGGTGCCGTATGTATCCGTATAAAAGTGTTGATGAAGCGTTAGAGGATGTATTGAGATTATCTAAAGGGATGACGTATAAGTGTGCTGTTTCCGATGTTGATTTTGGTGGTGGGAAAGCTGTAATCATTGGTGATCCAACAAAGGATAAAAGTCCTGAACTCTTCCGTGCTTTTGGTCAGTTTGTTGAATCTCTAAATGGGCGTTTCTATACAGGTACAGATATGGGGACGACAACAGATGATTTTGTGCATGCTTTAAAAGAAACGAATTGTATTGTTGGTGTTGACGAGGCCTATGGAGGCAGTGGTGATTCTTCAGTTCCAACAGCACAAGGCGTTATTTATGGACTACAAGCTACGAATAAGGTTCTATGGGGTACAGACGATTTATCAGGAAGAAGTTATTCGATTCAAGGTCTTGGAAAAGTTGGTTATAAAGTGGCAGAGAGATTGCTTGAAGAAGGGGCAGATCTTTTTGTTACAGATATCAACCAACAAGCCATTGATATGCTTGTCGCTAAAGCCAAGAAATTAGGCGCAGGGATTAAAGTTGTAAGTACAGACGAAATTTATAGTGCCGATGCAGATATTTTCATCCCTTGTGCTATGGGTGGAATTATTAATGATAAAACAATTGACCAACTTAGAGTTAAGGCTATTGTAGGATCAGCTAACAATCAGCTTCTTGAAATGAAACATGGTCAACTGTTACAGGAACGCGGCATTCTTTATGCTCCTGACTATATTGTTAATGCTGGTGGATTAATTCAAGTAGCTGATGAGCTTTATACTCCTAATAAAGAGCGAGTATTACGACAAACAAAAGCAATCTATAATTCTCTTTTAAATGTGTATCAATATTCAACTGAACAAGGAATTACAACAGTCGAGGCAGCAAATCAGTTCTGTGAACAACGAATTAAAGCGAGAACACAGCGTAATAGCTTTTTCTCACACAATAAACGTCCAAAATGGGCAGTTAGAACGTGA
- the pdhA gene encoding pyruvate dehydrogenase (acetyl-transferring) E1 component subunit alpha, with translation MQVDFPIVQVIDTQGNLVSPEYKDRITEDLAKSFLQHLIRIRVFDRKAISLQRQGRIGTYAPYEGQEASQVGSALALKDDDWFFPTYRDHGAAMTFGHSLRNILLFWNGRNEGCVPPDGKKIFPPGIPIATQLPHAAGAAYAEKLKGTKNAAIAYFGDGATSEGDFHEGLNFASVVKAPVVFFNQNNQYAISVPIHKQMNSKTIAQKAIAYDMPGVRIDGNDVFAVYFETLKALERGRNGEGPTLIEALTWRYGAHTTADDPTKYRNQAESNDRRNEIDPILRLERWMKNEGMYDEKWVKEVEVKAVEEIEAAVSEMEQYPTANPADIFDYVFETPTWTIEQQKQDYLKLIGGGK, from the coding sequence ATGCAAGTAGATTTTCCAATCGTACAAGTGATAGATACACAAGGAAATCTTGTTTCTCCAGAATATAAGGATAGGATTACAGAAGACCTCGCCAAGAGCTTTCTTCAACATTTAATTCGAATCAGAGTCTTTGACAGAAAGGCCATTAGTCTCCAACGACAGGGGAGAATTGGAACCTATGCACCATATGAGGGACAAGAGGCATCACAGGTTGGTAGCGCATTAGCTTTAAAGGATGATGATTGGTTCTTCCCAACCTATCGTGACCATGGAGCAGCCATGACTTTCGGTCATTCATTACGAAATATCCTTCTTTTTTGGAATGGACGTAATGAAGGATGCGTGCCTCCAGATGGAAAGAAAATCTTTCCTCCTGGCATTCCGATTGCTACACAGTTGCCACACGCCGCTGGGGCAGCTTATGCAGAAAAACTTAAAGGAACTAAAAATGCAGCTATTGCTTATTTTGGAGATGGAGCAACTTCAGAAGGTGATTTCCATGAAGGCTTGAATTTTGCAAGTGTTGTAAAAGCGCCTGTCGTCTTCTTTAATCAAAACAACCAATATGCGATATCTGTACCAATACATAAACAGATGAACTCAAAAACTATTGCGCAAAAAGCCATTGCTTATGATATGCCTGGTGTCAGAATTGATGGAAATGATGTTTTTGCTGTGTATTTTGAAACATTAAAAGCTTTAGAACGTGGACGAAACGGTGAAGGACCAACGTTAATTGAGGCACTAACTTGGAGATATGGAGCACATACAACAGCTGATGACCCAACTAAATACCGTAATCAAGCTGAAAGTAACGATAGAAGAAATGAAATTGATCCTATTCTTCGTCTAGAGCGTTGGATGAAAAATGAAGGCATGTATGATGAAAAATGGGTGAAGGAAGTCGAAGTCAAAGCTGTAGAAGAAATTGAAGCAGCTGTAAGTGAAATGGAACAATACCCAACTGCGAACCCTGCAGATATATTTGACTATGTATTTGAAACACCAACATGGACGATTGAGCAGCAGAAACAAGATTACTTAAAGTTAATCGGGGGTGGAAAATAG
- a CDS encoding alpha-ketoacid dehydrogenase subunit beta: MTTAINTKSLTLVQAITDAMDTMLGESEEVIVLGEDIGKNGGVFRATDGLQQKYGETRVMDTPLSEAGFVGAAIGMAVNGFRPVVEIQFLGFIYPAYEQIMTHASRLRMRTMGHFTVPMVIRAPYGAGVRAPEIHCDSTEAIFTHMPGIKVVCPSNPYDAKGLLIAAIEDPDPVLFLEPMHNYRAGREEVPEGKYTVEIGKGKKLIEGDDVTVLAWGAMIPVAQKAVEEMKEQGVSCELIDLRTLYPLDKDIIAESVQKTGRTVIVHEAHATGGVGNDIVSIINDTSFLFQKAPIERVTGFDVPVPYFGFENHYLPTTERVVYAINKVMTF; encoded by the coding sequence GTGACAACAGCAATTAATACAAAATCATTAACCCTTGTTCAAGCAATTACAGATGCAATGGATACAATGCTAGGAGAATCAGAGGAAGTTATCGTTCTAGGTGAAGATATTGGTAAGAATGGTGGCGTTTTCCGTGCTACAGATGGTTTGCAACAAAAGTATGGTGAGACAAGGGTAATGGATACACCCCTAAGTGAAGCTGGTTTCGTTGGTGCTGCAATTGGAATGGCTGTAAATGGCTTCCGTCCGGTTGTTGAAATCCAATTTCTTGGCTTTATTTATCCTGCTTATGAGCAAATTATGACACATGCTTCACGTTTACGAATGAGAACAATGGGACATTTCACTGTGCCAATGGTCATTCGTGCCCCATACGGAGCTGGTGTAAGAGCACCAGAAATTCATTGTGACAGTACAGAAGCTATTTTTACCCACATGCCTGGGATTAAGGTTGTCTGTCCTTCCAATCCATATGATGCGAAAGGCTTGTTAATTGCAGCTATTGAAGATCCAGACCCTGTTTTATTCTTAGAGCCAATGCACAACTATCGCGCTGGGCGTGAAGAGGTTCCAGAAGGTAAATACACTGTTGAAATTGGAAAAGGAAAGAAGTTAATAGAAGGTGATGATGTTACTGTTCTAGCTTGGGGAGCGATGATTCCTGTTGCTCAGAAAGCCGTCGAGGAAATGAAGGAACAGGGTGTAAGCTGTGAGCTTATTGATCTTCGTACCCTTTATCCTTTAGATAAGGATATTATTGCAGAGTCCGTACAAAAGACTGGTAGAACAGTTATTGTTCATGAGGCACATGCTACAGGTGGAGTGGGGAATGATATCGTTTCAATTATTAATGATACGTCATTTCTTTTTCAAAAAGCCCCAATTGAACGTGTGACGGGCTTTGATGTACCTGTTCCATATTTCGGATTCGAAAACCACTATTTGCCTACTACAGAGCGTGTTGTATATGCAATAAATAAAGTGATGACATTTTAG
- a CDS encoding dihydrolipoamide acetyltransferase family protein has translation MIEVKLHDIGEGMTEADINCFLVKPGDSVNIDDPLVEVQTDKMTAEIPSPKSGIVKELLVEQGQTVRVGTTLLLIEDGNTVELPKEVVKAVEPKQVLIFETNKSRRVMASPYTRKIARENQVDLSVVPGTGPAGRITDEDVYRFLEKGDTIVNTPIESANEIEKVEKGAVSSLQTPNSTETIPFRGRRKQIAKSMVRSVYTIPHCTHFEEVDVTNLIKFRNELKTLNKSISATAFFIKAISICLKEFPIFNAELDEDNEQIKLKSNHNIGIATDTPEGLIVPVIRDVQTKSLLQIHDQMKILTQKAQANKLTMNDITGGTFTISNVGPLGGSIGATPIIQHPEVGLISFHKTKKMPVVTDDDQIVIRSIMNLSMSFDHRVTDGATAVAFTNRFAALIKDPKLLLLEMI, from the coding sequence ATGATCGAGGTAAAGCTTCATGATATTGGTGAAGGTATGACAGAAGCGGACATTAACTGTTTCTTAGTCAAGCCTGGAGATTCAGTCAACATAGATGATCCGTTAGTTGAGGTTCAAACGGACAAAATGACTGCAGAAATTCCCTCTCCTAAAAGTGGTATTGTAAAGGAATTATTAGTGGAACAAGGGCAAACCGTTCGTGTTGGCACGACGTTATTACTTATTGAGGATGGGAATACCGTTGAACTACCTAAAGAAGTGGTAAAGGCTGTAGAACCAAAGCAGGTCCTTATTTTTGAAACGAATAAAAGTAGACGTGTTATGGCATCACCTTATACTAGAAAAATTGCTAGGGAGAACCAGGTGGATCTCTCGGTAGTACCAGGTACAGGCCCTGCAGGAAGAATTACAGATGAAGATGTTTATAGATTCCTTGAAAAGGGAGATACAATCGTTAATACACCCATAGAATCAGCAAATGAGATAGAAAAAGTTGAAAAGGGAGCTGTTTCTTCTCTACAAACTCCTAATTCTACTGAAACAATACCGTTCCGTGGACGTAGAAAACAAATTGCGAAGAGTATGGTCAGATCTGTTTATACCATTCCACACTGCACTCATTTTGAGGAAGTAGATGTTACGAATTTGATCAAGTTCCGTAATGAGCTTAAGACTCTAAATAAGTCCATTTCAGCAACTGCGTTTTTTATTAAAGCAATCTCGATTTGTTTAAAGGAGTTTCCAATCTTCAATGCAGAGCTTGATGAAGACAATGAGCAAATTAAGTTGAAATCCAATCATAACATCGGAATTGCCACGGATACTCCGGAAGGGTTAATCGTACCGGTAATTCGAGATGTTCAAACAAAATCACTCCTTCAAATTCATGATCAGATGAAAATCCTTACTCAAAAAGCGCAAGCGAACAAGCTTACTATGAACGATATAACAGGTGGAACTTTTACGATAAGTAATGTTGGTCCACTTGGTGGCAGTATTGGGGCTACTCCAATCATTCAGCATCCGGAGGTTGGGTTAATTTCCTTCCACAAAACGAAGAAAATGCCAGTCGTTACAGACGACGACCAAATTGTCATTCGCTCCATTATGAATCTATCAATGTCCTTTGACCATCGTGTGACCGATGGAGCCACAGCGGTTGCATTTACAAATCGTTTCGCTGCTTTAATTAAAGACCCAAAACTACTACTGTTGGAGATGATATAG
- the lpdA gene encoding dihydrolipoyl dehydrogenase: protein MVVGELAHERDVVIIGGGPGGYHAAIRAAQLGKSVTLIEKEHLGGVCLNKGCIPSKVFTESAKKLTSVKDFSNFGIEGVNPTFHLRKLIDYKNKVVEQLRKGVESLCSANKIELITGHAFFLSEFKIGVESGDQYEIYRFKQAIIATGCSPYISNKFTNVEGNVLLNPWTITSLEEFPESLIVYGSDYIALEMAMSFHSFGVEVTLVLDDQKEDLPFDDNINRELLRIFKKSKIKVIKGAQVMDASSISDDCTLDLVVKGEPVQAKASKLFISSSYAPNSKELGLERIGVSMNDDGFILTNKHCQTSQSHIFAVGDVTGGPQLAVKAIKEGKVAAEMCAGFSSEADLTFVPIIVKTQPPIAVVGLTEKEALQQGYDVKTGQFSIAGNGYATLIGQKDGLVKVVMDIKTNLLLGMHIIGEGATELISMGTTALEMVARDEDLAFPLYPHPSMNEAILEAVEALKDQAIHASPKKVKEKV from the coding sequence ATGGTTGTAGGAGAACTAGCACATGAAAGAGATGTTGTAATAATCGGTGGTGGACCAGGCGGATATCATGCGGCAATTAGGGCCGCTCAGCTTGGAAAGTCAGTGACACTAATAGAAAAAGAGCATTTGGGCGGAGTTTGTCTTAATAAAGGGTGTATACCTTCTAAAGTTTTTACCGAAAGTGCCAAAAAATTAACTTCTGTTAAGGATTTTAGCAACTTCGGAATAGAGGGTGTAAACCCTACTTTTCATCTTAGAAAATTAATTGATTACAAGAATAAAGTGGTGGAACAGTTACGCAAGGGAGTCGAGTCCCTTTGTAGTGCAAACAAAATCGAACTGATTACCGGTCATGCTTTCTTTTTATCAGAATTTAAAATTGGGGTGGAAAGTGGCGATCAGTACGAAATCTATCGGTTTAAACAAGCAATCATTGCAACGGGATGTTCACCTTACATATCAAATAAGTTTACGAATGTAGAAGGTAACGTACTTCTTAATCCATGGACGATAACGAGCCTTGAGGAATTTCCTGAAAGCTTGATTGTGTATGGAAGTGACTACATCGCACTTGAAATGGCGATGAGCTTTCATTCATTTGGAGTTGAGGTAACGCTTGTTCTAGATGACCAGAAGGAAGATTTACCGTTTGATGACAATATTAATCGTGAGCTTTTACGAATTTTTAAAAAGTCTAAAATAAAAGTCATAAAGGGTGCACAGGTAATGGATGCTTCATCAATTTCTGATGACTGTACTCTTGATTTAGTAGTAAAAGGTGAGCCGGTACAGGCTAAGGCGTCAAAATTATTTATTTCATCTAGCTATGCTCCTAATTCAAAGGAACTAGGACTAGAACGGATCGGAGTAAGTATGAATGATGATGGTTTTATTTTAACAAATAAACATTGTCAAACCTCACAATCTCATATTTTTGCCGTAGGAGATGTTACTGGAGGGCCACAATTAGCTGTAAAGGCAATTAAAGAGGGGAAAGTTGCTGCAGAAATGTGTGCTGGATTTTCTTCAGAGGCTGATCTAACCTTCGTTCCAATCATCGTAAAAACCCAGCCACCAATTGCTGTGGTAGGTCTAACAGAGAAAGAAGCTTTACAACAAGGCTACGATGTCAAAACAGGTCAATTTTCGATTGCAGGTAACGGATATGCTACTCTTATCGGACAAAAAGACGGGTTAGTAAAAGTGGTTATGGATATAAAGACGAACCTGTTATTAGGTATGCATATCATCGGTGAGGGAGCAACTGAGCTTATTTCAATGGGGACAACTGCGTTAGAAATGGTTGCAAGAGATGAGGATTTAGCTTTTCCGTTATATCCTCACCCAAGCATGAATGAAGCAATACTTGAGGCAGTAGAGGCATTGAAGGATCAAGCAATTCATGCTAGTCCAAAAAAAGTGAAGGAAAAAGTATAA
- the hppD gene encoding 4-hydroxyphenylpyruvate dioxygenase, translating into MRERVMKETTVQEDFFPVREVDYLEIYSGNAKQAAHYFCTAFGFKPVAYSGLETGNRERVSYVLQQRRIRLVITGSLTEESRVASFVKKHGDGVRDVALTVDDVEKAYNEAVSRGGIAITPPFELSDDNGIVKIAVIGTYGDTIHTLVERKNYKGTFLPGFNELEMNIPYQDAELIGIDHVVGNVESMGEWVDYYANVMGFKELKHFTDKDITTEYSALMSKVMHNGGRIKFPINEPAEGKRKSQIQEYLDFYNGPGVQHLAILTEDICSTVATLKKNGVEFLSTPDTYYEMLSERVGEIDEEIERIKELNILVDRDDEGYLLQIFTKPIVDRPTLFIEIIQRKGARGFGEGNFKALFESIEREQEKRGNL; encoded by the coding sequence ATGAGAGAAAGAGTTATGAAAGAAACAACTGTTCAAGAAGACTTTTTTCCAGTAAGAGAGGTAGATTATTTAGAGATTTATTCAGGAAATGCAAAACAAGCGGCTCATTATTTCTGTACTGCATTTGGATTTAAGCCTGTTGCTTATTCAGGACTAGAAACAGGGAATCGTGAAAGAGTGTCTTATGTTTTACAACAGCGTCGAATCCGTTTAGTGATTACAGGCTCATTAACAGAGGAGAGCCGTGTGGCTTCATTTGTAAAAAAACACGGAGATGGTGTTAGAGATGTAGCGTTAACTGTAGATGATGTTGAAAAGGCTTACAATGAGGCTGTTTCTCGTGGTGGGATTGCGATCACGCCTCCTTTTGAGTTAAGTGATGACAATGGAATTGTAAAAATAGCAGTCATCGGTACTTATGGAGATACCATTCATACGTTAGTAGAACGTAAAAATTATAAAGGAACGTTCCTGCCAGGGTTCAATGAATTAGAAATGAATATTCCTTATCAAGATGCAGAATTAATTGGAATTGACCATGTGGTAGGCAATGTAGAAAGCATGGGCGAATGGGTTGACTACTATGCAAATGTAATGGGCTTTAAAGAATTGAAGCACTTTACAGATAAAGACATTACAACAGAATACTCTGCACTAATGTCAAAAGTAATGCATAACGGTGGAAGAATTAAATTCCCAATTAACGAGCCTGCAGAAGGTAAAAGAAAATCACAAATCCAAGAATACCTTGATTTCTATAACGGACCTGGTGTTCAGCATTTAGCAATTCTAACAGAAGATATCTGTAGCACAGTTGCTACTCTAAAGAAAAATGGGGTTGAGTTTTTATCTACTCCTGACACCTATTATGAAATGCTATCAGAGCGCGTAGGTGAAATTGATGAAGAGATTGAAAGAATTAAAGAATTAAATATTTTAGTAGATCGTGATGATGAAGGATATCTCCTACAAATTTTCACAAAACCAATCGTAGACCGTCCAACCCTATTTATCGAAATCATCCAACGAAAGGGTGCTCGTGGATTTGGTGAAGGTAACTTCAAAGCACTCTTTGAATCTATCGAACGTGAACAAGAAAAACGAGGTAACTTGTAA
- the hisC gene encoding histidinol-phosphate transaminase, which translates to MSKIIAREELKGIKPYALGKSLEEIKTDYNLQVIRKMSDNENVYGCSPQVREAISKNLNQLFYYPDGTTSTLISKLARFYNVPKSQFIIGNGSEEMIRLLTRAYIRHGDEAIMADITFPRYETNVVIEGGQPIKVPLNNGTHDLDAMLEAVTEKTKMVFVCNPNNPTGTIVGKEELFDFIKRVPENIIVVVDEAYYEYVMTDDYLETLPLLEQFPNLIVLRTFSKIYGLAGLRVGYGIMAEDIVTELAKVKDVFNVNHLAQHAASVALEDQGFIKHCAKKNSEERVYVSKALTALGMQVYPSETNFLFVCSKQPLVTLLMEKGFIVRGLQMSGWAEAFRMTLGTRKDNDAFIETIGQFLKESVV; encoded by the coding sequence ATGTCTAAGATTATTGCCAGAGAAGAGCTAAAAGGAATTAAACCATATGCTCTAGGCAAATCACTTGAAGAAATTAAAACGGATTACAATTTACAAGTTATTCGAAAAATGTCTGATAACGAAAACGTGTACGGATGTTCTCCACAGGTACGTGAGGCTATCAGCAAAAATCTGAATCAACTTTTCTATTATCCAGATGGCACAACATCAACACTGATTTCAAAATTAGCAAGATTTTATAACGTTCCAAAGAGCCAATTTATTATCGGCAACGGCTCTGAGGAAATGATCCGACTGCTCACAAGAGCTTACATCCGTCATGGAGATGAAGCAATCATGGCCGATATTACCTTTCCGAGATATGAAACAAATGTTGTGATTGAAGGTGGACAGCCAATTAAAGTTCCTCTAAACAATGGCACACATGATTTAGATGCGATGCTTGAAGCAGTCACTGAAAAAACGAAAATGGTTTTTGTATGTAATCCAAATAATCCGACCGGAACAATTGTCGGCAAAGAGGAACTGTTCGATTTTATAAAGCGAGTTCCTGAAAACATTATTGTGGTGGTTGATGAAGCTTACTACGAATACGTGATGACTGACGATTATTTAGAAACACTGCCATTACTAGAACAGTTTCCTAATTTAATTGTATTAAGAACATTTTCAAAAATTTATGGCTTAGCAGGACTAAGAGTGGGCTATGGCATCATGGCTGAAGATATTGTGACGGAACTTGCTAAGGTAAAGGATGTATTCAATGTCAATCATCTAGCTCAACATGCTGCTTCGGTTGCTCTTGAGGATCAGGGCTTTATAAAGCATTGTGCCAAGAAAAACAGTGAAGAGCGAGTATATGTGTCTAAGGCTTTGACTGCTTTAGGAATGCAGGTTTACCCATCCGAAACAAACTTTTTATTTGTTTGTAGCAAGCAGCCCCTTGTTACGTTGCTTATGGAGAAAGGATTTATTGTTAGAGGTCTACAGATGTCTGGATGGGCTGAAGCCTTCCGGATGACGTTAGGTACGAGAAAAGATAATGATGCATTTATAGAGACGATAGGTCAGTTTTTAAAAGAAAGTGTGGTGTAA
- a CDS encoding flavin reductase family protein, whose product MEIKPETLEWKDAYKLLVGSVLPRPIAFVTSISEDGVVNAAPFSFFTVISADPMLVCFSPMRRGTDGAKKDTLTNIESTKEFVINIVSEEMAVQMNDCAIEYPPDIDELDASGLTKDESVSVRPPRVKESLVHLECELHQALDFGDHPGAGSLVIGKVKHVHVKDELYDHGRILTEKLNPIGRMAGQTYTKPLADTFELIRK is encoded by the coding sequence GTGGAAATTAAACCAGAAACTCTTGAATGGAAAGATGCTTACAAACTACTCGTTGGTTCAGTTTTACCTCGTCCAATTGCTTTTGTTACTTCTATTTCTGAAGATGGAGTAGTTAACGCCGCACCGTTCAGTTTCTTTACCGTCATTTCAGCAGATCCAATGTTGGTTTGTTTTTCACCGATGAGACGTGGGACAGATGGAGCAAAGAAAGATACATTGACAAACATTGAGTCGACAAAGGAATTTGTCATTAATATTGTCAGTGAAGAAATGGCCGTTCAAATGAATGATTGTGCAATTGAGTATCCACCAGATATAGATGAGCTAGATGCTTCAGGTCTAACAAAAGATGAAAGTGTTTCGGTAAGACCACCAAGAGTAAAGGAATCATTGGTTCATTTAGAGTGTGAATTACACCAAGCACTTGATTTTGGAGATCATCCTGGAGCGGGCAGTTTGGTCATTGGAAAAGTGAAACATGTTCATGTGAAGGATGAATTGTATGATCATGGTCGAATACTTACTGAAAAATTAAACCCTATTGGTCGTATGGCTGGTCAAACATATACAAAGCCATTGGCAGATACATTTGAATTAATTCGAAAATAA
- a CDS encoding fumarylacetoacetate hydrolase family protein, producing MKFVTFIKKDGVSRAGWMLGNHHVVDMFETSKGKLPCNMLSFLDKQEEYMDIISSLSEPLESVYALDEVEIVSPLPNPRSFRDFYAFEQHVKTARQNRGLDMIPEWYEIPVFYFSNHMAIKGPNQVITRPSKCEWLDYELEIACVIGKEGTNIKASEVEDYIFGYCILNDWSARDLQRQEMKVGLGPAKGKDFATSIGPVIITKDELESFRTLKGYDLDMTAKVNGELLSKGNFKDIHYSFGEMIERASDGVTLYPGEIIGSGTVGSGCILELGTEVHRWLEPGDEVELEITGLGVLKNRIG from the coding sequence ATGAAATTTGTGACGTTTATAAAAAAAGATGGTGTGTCGCGTGCCGGATGGATGCTAGGTAATCACCATGTTGTTGATATGTTTGAAACAAGTAAAGGAAAACTTCCTTGCAATATGCTTTCATTTTTAGATAAGCAAGAAGAATATATGGATATTATATCTTCATTATCCGAGCCTTTAGAAAGTGTTTATGCTTTAGATGAGGTTGAAATCGTTTCTCCTCTCCCTAACCCACGTAGCTTTAGAGACTTCTATGCCTTCGAACAGCATGTGAAAACAGCTAGACAAAATCGAGGCCTAGACATGATTCCAGAGTGGTACGAGATACCTGTGTTTTATTTTTCGAACCACATGGCAATAAAGGGTCCGAATCAAGTTATAACACGACCAAGTAAATGTGAGTGGCTTGATTATGAGCTGGAAATTGCTTGTGTGATTGGAAAAGAAGGGACAAATATAAAAGCCAGTGAAGTTGAGGACTATATCTTTGGTTATTGTATTTTAAATGACTGGAGTGCAAGAGATCTTCAGCGGCAGGAGATGAAGGTAGGATTAGGTCCAGCAAAAGGTAAGGACTTTGCAACATCAATTGGTCCTGTGATTATTACAAAGGATGAACTCGAATCGTTTCGAACGTTGAAGGGCTATGACTTAGATATGACAGCCAAGGTGAATGGAGAGCTGCTTTCAAAGGGTAATTTTAAAGATATTCACTATTCATTTGGAGAAATGATTGAGCGAGCATCTGATGGTGTGACATTGTATCCTGGAGAAATTATTGGATCAGGTACGGTTGGAAGTGGTTGTATTCTAGAGTTAGGTACAGAAGTTCATCGTTGGTTAGAACCTGGAGATGAAGTGGAGCTAGAAATTACGGGTCTTGGTGTTTTAAAAAATCGAATAGGGTAG